A DNA window from Methanooceanicella nereidis contains the following coding sequences:
- a CDS encoding 4-vinyl reductase, with protein sequence MTIDKKKIVDTVRSIKLEEGKDGLIKIFGVYLTFMYTDFYNDFSYEFLFSAEKEIGEYAIESIEGLLIHAAQECGLETMNAVMQSQEWRSIVEPLISTSNDRVEAIVEIVNAFGWGNVHVKSLVPGEELTLIAYDSYEANGYLKEYGRSDRPRCYMLRGVAGSIMDLVYGDRPFPLNLETYQAVQTKCITMGDEYSEFYVTKV encoded by the coding sequence ATGACGATAGACAAAAAGAAGATCGTTGATACCGTCAGGTCAATAAAGCTGGAAGAGGGTAAGGATGGTCTCATCAAGATCTTCGGTGTATATCTAACGTTCATGTACACGGATTTTTACAATGATTTTTCTTATGAGTTCTTATTTTCGGCAGAAAAGGAGATAGGGGAATATGCTATCGAATCGATCGAAGGCCTCTTAATACACGCAGCACAGGAGTGCGGCCTTGAAACGATGAACGCTGTCATGCAGTCACAAGAATGGAGATCGATCGTAGAGCCTTTAATATCTACGTCTAATGATAGGGTCGAGGCGATAGTCGAGATAGTCAACGCTTTCGGCTGGGGCAACGTACATGTCAAAAGCCTTGTCCCGGGTGAAGAGCTTACTCTCATAGCATATGACTCATACGAGGCAAACGGGTATCTGAAAGAATACGGAAGATCGGACAGGCCGCGATGTTATATGCTCAGGGGAGTTGCCGGATCCATAATGGATCTCGTATACGGTGACAGGCCTTTTCCGCTAAATCTGGAGACCTATCAGGCTGTACAGACGAAATGTATCACTATGGGGGACGAGTATTCGGAATTTTATGTCACAAAGGTGTGA
- a CDS encoding COG1470 family protein yields the protein MNSIAEKGSTRVANVILCAMIISSILLPAASMHAGADIDTSVTVGEDEIEIDSSITKDPLNGNAQAGQIIVIEGYVSESIDIRDRPGVLIPIPGAIIYFIRNNTIVAQTISNPIGYYSVVVPSGKYSVVAVARSFQNNIFEADLQSTQTLNIGLIPIPFNGFVPYVRYPVLETSPGREVECSILVENFQVIDQTVTFTVITPGRDWQAWFPKGEALLVRTGGFDFNTFTLKYTGNELGTYIVKIVVNGGAYFAEIPVVVIVKDLPFEKVDLGSYSPERVVKPGSTTVFTLSLNNDYADNKFMDFVIEKPEGWTATTLNGTKFFIPDEVTADTGLYVYVPEDTVPGEYYINVTLKGERLKSNKLCLKVTVEGDPLFDAVIKLKKNEEGYPVINATEGESFEIPVRVYNNWEFPIEFVISAEIGDNWPYYINGIPRGHLVVEPGKAGEFIVKSSVPNGTTGNHTAKIYIEYKESCDTLFACVDCLPIQLPKQHGVLEGVILTAATAGTLLLASLIKFGRKRFP from the coding sequence GTGAACAGCATAGCTGAAAAAGGATCGACAAGGGTGGCAAATGTCATATTATGCGCAATGATCATTTCTTCGATATTACTTCCGGCGGCGTCGATGCATGCCGGAGCGGATATCGATACATCGGTCACGGTAGGAGAAGACGAGATCGAGATAGACAGCTCCATCACAAAGGATCCGCTCAATGGAAATGCTCAGGCAGGCCAGATAATAGTGATAGAAGGCTATGTGAGCGAATCGATAGACATACGGGACAGGCCGGGCGTACTGATCCCCATCCCCGGCGCTATAATATATTTTATCCGTAACAACACGATAGTCGCCCAGACGATATCCAATCCAATAGGTTATTATTCTGTGGTCGTGCCGTCGGGAAAATATTCGGTAGTCGCTGTTGCAAGATCTTTTCAGAACAATATCTTTGAGGCGGACCTCCAATCCACCCAGACCCTGAACATCGGCCTTATCCCGATACCGTTCAACGGGTTCGTGCCATATGTCAGATACCCGGTCCTTGAGACCAGCCCCGGAAGGGAAGTAGAGTGTTCCATACTTGTGGAAAACTTCCAGGTCATAGACCAGACCGTTACCTTTACTGTGATCACCCCCGGCAGGGATTGGCAGGCATGGTTCCCGAAGGGCGAGGCATTACTGGTACGGACAGGAGGCTTTGACTTTAATACTTTCACCCTAAAATATACTGGAAATGAGCTAGGCACTTATATAGTAAAGATCGTCGTGAACGGCGGCGCATATTTTGCAGAGATACCCGTAGTGGTGATCGTTAAAGACCTGCCTTTCGAGAAAGTGGACCTTGGCTCTTATTCGCCGGAGAGAGTCGTAAAGCCGGGATCTACGACCGTTTTTACATTATCGCTGAATAACGATTATGCCGATAATAAGTTCATGGACTTCGTGATAGAGAAGCCGGAAGGCTGGACGGCGACCACGCTCAACGGAACGAAATTTTTCATACCGGACGAAGTGACAGCCGATACGGGATTATATGTTTATGTCCCTGAAGATACAGTGCCGGGTGAATACTATATCAATGTCACCCTAAAAGGCGAGAGGCTAAAATCAAATAAGCTCTGCCTGAAGGTCACGGTCGAGGGGGACCCTTTGTTCGACGCCGTGATCAAACTTAAGAAAAACGAGGAGGGATACCCGGTGATCAACGCCACAGAGGGCGAGAGCTTTGAAATACCTGTAAGGGTCTATAACAACTGGGAATTCCCGATCGAGTTCGTTATTTCCGCAGAGATAGGGGATAACTGGCCGTATTACATTAACGGCATACCCCGAGGCCATTTAGTCGTAGAGCCTGGAAAGGCCGGGGAGTTCATCGTGAAATCCAGCGTCCCTAATGGCACTACAGGTAACCACACAGCGAAAATATATATCGAATATAAAGAAAGCTGTGATACGCTTTTTGCATGTGTGGATTGCCTTCCAATACAGCTTCCAAAACAGCATGGCGTGCTCGAAGGCGTGATACTTACAGCCGCCACTGCGGGCACTCTGCTTCTGGCGTCGCTGATAAAATTCGGCAGGAAGCGATTTCCATAA
- a CDS encoding CBS domain-containing protein, whose product MELPTPESIKKRRMKLGLTQSALAEKANVSQPLIARIESGDVDPRLSTLRSIINALDEMEKCKVTAKDLMTSQIISLSPEDTVDKAVKLMEKYGFSQLPVIEKGVPIGSISESILVQAMGSEDISRISTSKVKQYMDESFPAVSPRTDMGTVSHLLESYHAVLVMELGKVVGVITKYDIMRLLK is encoded by the coding sequence ATGGAACTTCCTACGCCGGAGAGCATTAAGAAAAGAAGGATGAAGCTCGGGCTCACCCAGAGCGCATTAGCGGAGAAGGCTAACGTAAGCCAGCCTCTGATAGCCCGGATAGAGTCCGGGGATGTCGATCCGCGTCTTTCTACGTTGAGAAGCATCATCAACGCTCTTGACGAGATGGAAAAATGCAAGGTCACGGCCAAAGACCTTATGACATCGCAGATAATCTCGCTCTCTCCGGAGGATACTGTTGATAAGGCCGTCAAGCTAATGGAAAAATATGGGTTTTCACAATTACCGGTAATCGAAAAAGGGGTTCCAATCGGCAGCATATCCGAAAGCATCCTTGTACAGGCTATGGGCAGCGAGGACATCAGCAGGATAAGCACATCTAAAGTAAAACAGTATATGGACGAATCGTTCCCTGCAGTCTCACCAAGGACGGACATGGGCACTGTATCCCACCTTCTGGAATCCTATCACGCCGTGCTGGTGATGGAACTCGGAAAGGTAGTGGGCGTCATAACAAAGTATGACATAATGCGGCTCCTAAAGTGA
- a CDS encoding histone family protein, translating to MSEISKAPIARLLSEAGGERISAEAVDEMVKYTEDYILKIGSEASKLCAHAGRKTIKADDIKLAVERLGSF from the coding sequence ATGTCAGAAATTTCAAAAGCTCCGATAGCAAGACTTTTAAGCGAGGCCGGAGGAGAGAGGATCTCCGCAGAGGCCGTCGATGAAATGGTAAAGTACACAGAGGACTATATACTGAAGATCGGCTCCGAGGCCAGCAAACTTTGCGCCCACGCCGGCAGGAAGACCATAAAGGCCGACGACATCAAGCTCGCTGTTGAGAGGCTTGGATCGTTTTAG
- a CDS encoding Lrp/AsnC family transcriptional regulator, with protein MREVLELLEKDARMTPEEIAEQTGLQVKAVADFIKEMEIRGVIKRYKTVIDWEKFGDESVYAIIEVQISLERNIGYDAIAERIAKFPEVVTCMLVSGDHDLHLVVKGKTMKDVAFFVAEKISPLGQVQHTATHFMLRSYKSEGEIMFEREEDTRLVIHP; from the coding sequence ATGAGAGAAGTACTCGAATTACTCGAAAAGGACGCACGTATGACTCCTGAGGAAATAGCGGAACAGACAGGTCTTCAGGTGAAGGCCGTCGCCGACTTCATAAAGGAGATGGAGATACGGGGCGTCATAAAGAGGTACAAGACAGTCATCGACTGGGAAAAGTTCGGCGACGAGTCCGTATACGCCATAATCGAGGTACAGATCAGCCTCGAGCGTAACATCGGATATGATGCCATAGCCGAACGCATAGCTAAATTCCCCGAAGTAGTCACCTGTATGCTAGTCTCGGGTGACCACGACCTGCACCTGGTGGTCAAGGGGAAGACGATGAAGGACGTCGCCTTCTTCGTGGCCGAGAAGATATCTCCGCTGGGACAGGTACAGCACACTGCAACTCATTTCATGCTGCGCTCGTATAAGAGCGAAGGCGAGATCATGTTCGAACGCGAAGAGGATACAAGGCTGGTCATACATCCATGA
- a CDS encoding aminotransferase class I/II-fold pyridoxal phosphate-dependent enzyme yields the protein MKISQKVKDLPPSGIRKYFDIASTIDDVISLGVGEPDFVTPWRVREAAMYAFEKGYTTYTSNWGVLELRQLISKYEMEGIGVDYNPKNEILVTTGVSEAIDLAIRAITDPGDEVLVVEPCYVSYKPCIMMADGVPVSVSSKPENDFRVTKEDLEAKITSKTKSIILSYPNNPTGAIMTRKDLEEVADVAIEHDLMVLSDEVYDKLTYEGTHSSIASLNGMRDNTIVLNGFSKAFAMTGWRLGYACGNHEVIEAMMKIHQYTMLCAPITAQMGAIEALKSGQSEMKEMVSEYNRRRRVIVRGFNSMGLSCFEPKGAFYAFPSVKSTGLSSEEFAERLLYEYHVVVVPGSVFGESGVGHLRCSYATSMDGIKEALGRIEAFIDEIKKQHAPTLKHR from the coding sequence ATGAAGATATCGCAGAAAGTCAAGGACCTGCCGCCTTCAGGCATCAGGAAATATTTTGACATCGCGTCGACCATCGACGATGTAATATCACTTGGCGTGGGCGAGCCGGATTTCGTCACTCCGTGGAGAGTGCGCGAAGCGGCCATGTATGCGTTCGAAAAGGGCTATACTACTTACACGTCAAACTGGGGCGTACTCGAACTGAGGCAGCTCATATCGAAATACGAGATGGAAGGTATTGGCGTCGATTACAACCCCAAGAACGAGATACTTGTCACGACGGGCGTAAGCGAGGCCATCGACCTTGCCATAAGGGCAATAACGGACCCGGGAGACGAGGTGCTGGTAGTTGAGCCATGCTATGTCTCATATAAGCCATGTATCATGATGGCAGACGGGGTTCCAGTATCCGTCTCATCTAAGCCCGAAAATGATTTCCGCGTCACGAAAGAGGATCTCGAGGCTAAGATAACGTCAAAGACGAAGTCTATAATACTCAGCTATCCGAACAACCCGACAGGTGCCATAATGACCAGGAAGGACCTGGAGGAAGTGGCGGACGTCGCGATAGAGCACGACCTTATGGTACTATCGGACGAGGTTTATGATAAGCTCACCTATGAGGGCACTCATTCTTCCATAGCTTCGCTCAACGGCATGAGGGATAACACCATAGTCCTGAACGGCTTCAGCAAGGCGTTCGCGATGACCGGGTGGAGGCTTGGCTACGCATGCGGCAATCATGAAGTTATCGAGGCCATGATGAAGATCCACCAGTATACCATGCTCTGTGCGCCTATTACTGCGCAGATGGGCGCGATAGAGGCGCTGAAGAGCGGCCAGAGCGAGATGAAGGAGATGGTCAGCGAATACAACCGCCGCAGGCGTGTCATAGTACGCGGGTTCAACTCGATGGGCTTATCCTGCTTCGAGCCGAAAGGGGCGTTCTATGCTTTCCCGTCCGTGAAAAGCACCGGGCTGTCGTCGGAAGAGTTCGCCGAGAGGCTGCTTTATGAGTATCACGTCGTCGTGGTGCCGGGCAGCGTGTTCGGTGAATCTGGCGTCGGGCATTTAAGATGCTCTTACGCTACGTCAATGGACGGCATAAAAGAGGCGCTGGGAAGAATAGAGGCTTTCATCGACGAGATTAAAAAGCAGCATGCTCCGACGCTAAAACATAGGTAA
- the glyA gene encoding serine hydroxymethyltransferase, producing MSIVSYELEDKVLNPDVKTIIDAVEGSQELFKYSLPMIASENITSPIARQVLCSDLGHRYAEGQVGHRFYQGCGFVDVIEGKAVELSKEIFNAPHANVQPISGVNCNIAAFFALTNPGDNIMALAVPCGGHISHAKYSAAGICGLKVHTHPYDYDTMNINVDKMINDIRRIKPKVVVFGASLFLFPHPVKEAREVCDEVGASIVYDGAHVLGLIAGGEFQDPLKEGADVLTGSTHKTFPGPQGGMILCKEKYAAEIDEAVFPGTVSNFHLHHKAALAITLAEMKQFGKDYARQIVKNAQALGAYMDDMGFNVLCKDLGYTKSHQVAVDVSKIGGGSVIAQDLERANIIANKNLFPWDDVHTTDNPSGLRLGTQELTRLGMKEPEMKEVARFIKRVAIDKEEPEKVKKDVVLFKSQYQTVKYCFDGEGAYEFFKLR from the coding sequence ATTAGCATAGTATCATACGAATTGGAGGATAAGGTGTTGAACCCGGACGTCAAGACTATAATCGATGCCGTAGAGGGGAGCCAGGAGCTCTTTAAATATTCGCTGCCCATGATAGCCAGCGAAAATATCACCAGCCCGATAGCAAGACAGGTATTATGTTCCGATCTCGGCCACAGGTACGCGGAGGGCCAGGTAGGGCACAGGTTCTACCAGGGATGCGGTTTTGTGGACGTAATAGAAGGAAAAGCTGTCGAGCTCTCAAAAGAGATCTTCAATGCGCCCCATGCTAATGTACAGCCAATATCGGGCGTTAACTGTAACATAGCAGCGTTCTTCGCGCTCACAAATCCCGGAGATAACATAATGGCACTTGCCGTGCCCTGCGGAGGCCACATAAGCCACGCAAAATATTCGGCCGCCGGCATCTGCGGATTAAAGGTTCACACTCATCCATACGACTACGACACGATGAACATCAATGTTGATAAGATGATCAATGACATCAGGCGCATAAAGCCGAAAGTCGTCGTGTTCGGAGCAAGCTTATTCTTATTCCCGCATCCCGTCAAGGAGGCAAGGGAAGTGTGCGACGAGGTAGGAGCGTCAATAGTGTATGACGGCGCACACGTACTCGGGCTGATAGCGGGAGGGGAGTTCCAGGACCCGCTGAAAGAGGGCGCGGACGTATTGACCGGCAGCACCCATAAGACCTTCCCGGGACCGCAGGGCGGCATGATATTATGTAAGGAAAAATACGCGGCCGAGATAGACGAGGCAGTATTCCCGGGCACAGTGAGCAACTTCCACTTACATCATAAGGCGGCTCTCGCGATCACGCTCGCGGAGATGAAACAGTTCGGAAAGGACTATGCGAGGCAGATAGTCAAGAACGCGCAGGCGCTGGGAGCGTACATGGATGACATGGGCTTCAACGTCCTCTGTAAGGACCTCGGATACACTAAGTCCCATCAGGTCGCAGTCGACGTATCAAAGATCGGCGGCGGAAGCGTTATAGCGCAAGACCTTGAAAGAGCGAACATCATCGCCAACAAGAATTTATTCCCGTGGGACGATGTACATACCACGGACAATCCGTCAGGATTACGTCTCGGCACGCAGGAACTGACCAGGCTCGGGATGAAGGAGCCTGAGATGAAAGAAGTGGCCAGGTTTATCAAGAGAGTAGCCATCGATAAAGAGGAACCCGAAAAGGTTAAAAAGGATGTAGTACTCTTTAAGTCTCAGTATCAAACAGTTAAATACTGTTTCGATGGCGAAGGTGCCTATGAGTTTTTTAAACTCAGGTGA
- the serB gene encoding phosphoserine phosphatase SerB → MKEASCSNDKKLIVFDMDSTIIDAEGIVELARANGAGDYVEQVTIRTMNGELNFENALKERVKLIGGLPEKAAKEVAENVPLMTGAEKLITELKSMGYRTALVSAGFTIIADLIGRKLGMDHVCANELVIQDGRATGEVRGPLTKQNSKKEVLENICKLENIDPRDCIAVGDGSNDLCWVGVVGTFIAFNAKPVVKRAADVVVEGKDLGSLIPIVKQEEDKRHAKRTAR, encoded by the coding sequence ATGAAGGAGGCAAGCTGTTCTAACGATAAAAAACTTATAGTTTTTGACATGGATTCTACTATTATCGACGCCGAAGGCATAGTCGAACTAGCGCGTGCCAACGGTGCCGGCGATTACGTTGAACAGGTCACTATACGTACGATGAACGGCGAGCTGAACTTCGAAAATGCGCTTAAAGAGCGAGTAAAGCTAATCGGCGGGCTGCCCGAAAAGGCAGCAAAAGAAGTAGCAGAGAATGTCCCGTTAATGACCGGGGCCGAAAAGTTGATAACCGAGCTGAAGAGTATGGGTTATCGCACAGCCCTAGTTTCTGCGGGCTTCACGATCATTGCGGACCTAATCGGCCGCAAGCTCGGCATGGATCATGTCTGTGCAAATGAGCTAGTGATCCAGGACGGCAGGGCAACCGGAGAAGTCCGGGGGCCGTTGACGAAGCAAAATTCGAAGAAGGAGGTTCTCGAGAATATTTGCAAACTGGAAAATATCGACCCCCGAGATTGTATCGCAGTGGGCGACGGTTCTAACGACCTTTGCTGGGTCGGCGTGGTAGGCACTTTCATAGCATTTAACGCCAAACCCGTTGTCAAACGCGCTGCCGATGTTGTCGTCGAGGGCAAAGATCTGGGGTCTTTGATCCCTATAGTAAAACAGGAGGAAGACAAACGACATGCTAAAAGAACTGCAAGATAA
- a CDS encoding coiled-coil protein, whose protein sequence is MLKELQDKKTKYLKEAEELKNNRNEWNSKASTFSKRRDELNKKTKELIEQAQDYRVKRDEFNNQVGSNKDLRNELNEKANEVYAKVDALRKKDNVGTGRSLNELRKEIDHLEFKQQTEVLTTEKERALVDKISELKEEFRKKKEQLEQNHELKGLLGEAQGLRDQASEFHKKVKENADLAQEYHDKMIECFREADKTRAEADAQHKEFVKAQETADEYHKQFLKIQKEIRDFDKVIVGLKKKAKTEKESKDKVEYKKQAEDVFAQFKAGEKLNTEDLLLLQRSGFL, encoded by the coding sequence ATGCTAAAAGAACTGCAAGATAAAAAGACAAAATACCTCAAAGAGGCTGAGGAGTTAAAGAACAACCGTAACGAGTGGAACTCCAAGGCCAGTACATTCTCAAAAAGGAGGGATGAATTAAACAAGAAGACTAAGGAGCTTATAGAGCAAGCACAGGATTACCGCGTAAAGAGGGACGAATTCAACAACCAGGTCGGCAGCAACAAAGACCTGAGGAACGAACTTAACGAGAAGGCCAACGAGGTCTACGCAAAGGTAGACGCACTGAGAAAGAAGGATAACGTTGGCACAGGACGCTCACTCAACGAACTGAGGAAAGAGATCGACCACCTCGAGTTCAAACAGCAGACCGAAGTTCTCACCACCGAGAAGGAACGCGCCCTTGTAGACAAGATCTCCGAATTAAAAGAAGAGTTCAGGAAGAAGAAGGAACAGTTAGAGCAGAACCATGAACTGAAAGGCTTACTTGGCGAAGCTCAGGGTCTCAGGGACCAGGCATCCGAATTCCATAAGAAGGTCAAGGAGAACGCTGACCTTGCACAGGAGTACCACGACAAGATGATCGAGTGCTTCCGCGAGGCTGACAAGACCCGTGCAGAGGCAGACGCCCAGCACAAGGAGTTCGTAAAGGCACAGGAGACCGCCGACGAGTACCACAAGCAGTTCTTGAAGATCCAGAAGGAGATCCGCGACTTCGATAAGGTCATTGTAGGATTAAAGAAGAAGGCAAAGACCGAGAAAGAGTCCAAGGACAAGGTCGAGTACAAGAAGCAGGCAGAGGATGTTTTCGCCCAGTTCAAGGCTGGAGAGAAGCTCAACACCGAAGACCTGTTACTGTTACAGCGCTCCGGGTTCTTGTAA
- a CDS encoding DUF373 family protein encodes MLIICIDKDDDIGVKAGAKSPVIGRAACLETACRLGTADPEDSDTNTIFGGIQVYDELRSQGYEVEIVCIAGHRDVGLKSDRSIAMQLDNLILKFPADKAIVVSDGAEDESVMPIIQSRIKVESVKRVVVKQAQNLESTYYIIKQLVNDPKVARVIFIPLGVTFLVYAASSLMSMPNAAPVAIATLIGSYLLYRGLSLDEIIETFISNLKSSFSEAKLTFVTYLISLILMIMAVIQGAWAVWNEVNDTNAVPPGYIDLAAIFFNSSIWWFVGAFLAIVIGWIIDAYMDEDESLYRYLATPFFLIAAGLLVWGGTNYIIDMSIAWDMATKNLGLSILGAVIISYVGVQFANYVRRITQYRTVEVIDF; translated from the coding sequence ATGTTAATTATCTGCATCGATAAAGACGATGATATAGGTGTAAAAGCCGGTGCGAAAAGCCCTGTGATAGGCAGGGCCGCTTGCCTTGAGACAGCCTGCAGGCTGGGAACAGCGGACCCTGAAGACTCCGATACCAACACGATATTCGGGGGCATACAGGTCTATGACGAGCTTCGGTCCCAGGGCTATGAGGTAGAGATAGTGTGCATAGCCGGCCACAGGGATGTAGGCTTGAAGTCGGACAGGTCTATAGCGATGCAGCTTGACAACCTCATTTTAAAGTTCCCCGCGGATAAGGCAATCGTGGTGAGCGACGGCGCGGAAGACGAATCCGTTATGCCCATCATACAGTCGCGCATAAAGGTCGAGTCCGTAAAAAGGGTCGTGGTCAAGCAGGCGCAGAACCTTGAGAGCACCTATTATATAATCAAGCAGCTGGTTAACGACCCCAAAGTCGCAAGGGTCATATTCATACCGCTCGGCGTCACGTTCCTTGTCTATGCGGCATCGTCACTCATGTCCATGCCGAACGCAGCGCCCGTGGCGATCGCTACTCTCATAGGCAGCTATCTTTTATACAGGGGACTTAGCCTTGACGAGATCATCGAGACTTTCATATCCAACCTTAAAAGCTCCTTCAGCGAAGCTAAGCTGACCTTCGTCACATACCTGATCTCTCTCATACTTATGATCATGGCGGTGATACAGGGGGCATGGGCCGTATGGAACGAGGTCAACGATACTAACGCAGTGCCGCCAGGATACATCGATCTCGCAGCCATCTTTTTCAACTCCTCGATATGGTGGTTCGTCGGCGCGTTCCTCGCGATAGTCATAGGATGGATCATAGACGCTTACATGGACGAGGACGAATCCCTGTACAGGTACCTTGCCACACCGTTCTTCCTGATAGCGGCGGGCCTGCTGGTCTGGGGAGGCACGAATTATATCATAGACATGTCCATCGCATGGGACATGGCGACAAAGAACCTGGGCCTGTCAATACTGGGCGCCGTGATAATCAGCTATGTAGGCGTACAGTTCGCGAACTACGTCAGGCGCATAACACAGTACAGGACAGTAGAGGTCATCGACTTCTGA
- a CDS encoding phosphoribosyltransferase — protein sequence MRFKNRSQAGKMLAKELSAYKGENVIVLAIPMGGVPVGYEVAREYRAPLDLVMSKKIGAPFNPELAIGAVTWNGAVMVDQELVDRWQVPRDYIRGESNKILAEMNSMLDELRVGQGNFPKLYGRIVFIVDDGIATGSTMMAAVEAIRDMGPKDVVIATPVLPSELVDTLRYVAPTVYVHAADDFEAVGQYYEEFETLSNERVKEYLLLANQA from the coding sequence ATGAGATTTAAGAATAGATCACAGGCCGGTAAAATGCTCGCCAAAGAACTTTCGGCCTATAAGGGCGAGAATGTCATAGTGCTGGCTATACCTATGGGCGGTGTTCCGGTAGGCTATGAAGTGGCAAGAGAATACAGGGCTCCTCTTGACCTGGTAATGTCCAAAAAGATCGGCGCCCCTTTTAATCCTGAGCTCGCTATCGGCGCAGTGACATGGAACGGGGCCGTGATGGTGGACCAGGAACTGGTGGATAGGTGGCAGGTTCCCCGGGATTATATTCGCGGCGAGTCCAATAAGATACTGGCGGAAATGAACTCGATGCTGGACGAGCTTCGCGTCGGCCAGGGCAATTTCCCGAAGCTGTATGGCAGGATAGTCTTCATCGTGGACGACGGTATCGCAACCGGCTCGACAATGATGGCCGCCGTTGAGGCGATACGCGATATGGGCCCGAAGGATGTGGTGATCGCTACCCCTGTACTGCCATCCGAGCTTGTCGATACTCTGAGATACGTCGCTCCCACCGTCTATGTTCATGCGGCGGATGATTTTGAGGCGGTAGGGCAATATTACGAGGAGTTCGAGACTCTCAGCAATGAACGGGTAAAAGAATATTTGTTGCTTGCCAACCAGGCCTGA
- a CDS encoding MgtC/SapB family protein, which produces MALEVDLILIQKLFTSLIIGLIIGLEREIAQDKADRIKSAGLRTFGIAGLLGGTAAFLAQTEPFVFVGALLCMSILVAAAYYRSTILEPHLGFTTELSLILTFLLGGMAYFQDAVAVILTILVTILLAFKQPLHEFSHKIPKDEFYDSLKFALIAIVILPILPNKTFGPMDFFNPHEIWLVVVLISGISFVGYFLVKWFGPYTGLAMTGVVGGLASSTAVTTTMAARTKELKGMEYSAMVAATLANVIMLIRVSFLVSVFYPILLTRLYLPIGFMFLAGLGVAAYFYMNASKEIASTKSIQIKSPFRILPALKFAAFFVIILLISKLASAYIGSSGLYLTSLIAGLADVDALTISAAQLASQGLAEPFVATTAILLAVFMNLGVRIVYAYYLGTKKFGMYTIGMAAVMVAAGVLVVMLMSYA; this is translated from the coding sequence ATGGCGCTCGAAGTTGACCTTATACTCATTCAGAAGCTTTTCACGTCCCTGATCATAGGCCTTATCATCGGCCTTGAGCGGGAGATCGCCCAGGATAAGGCCGACCGTATCAAATCAGCGGGCCTTCGCACCTTTGGAATAGCCGGGCTTTTAGGGGGTACGGCAGCATTCCTGGCACAGACTGAGCCTTTTGTATTCGTCGGCGCGCTATTATGCATGTCGATCCTTGTGGCAGCGGCTTATTACCGGTCGACTATCCTTGAGCCTCATCTGGGCTTCACTACCGAGCTAAGCCTGATACTCACGTTCCTGCTTGGCGGCATGGCCTACTTTCAGGACGCTGTCGCGGTCATTTTGACTATACTTGTGACCATTTTACTGGCATTTAAGCAGCCGCTTCATGAGTTCAGCCATAAGATACCCAAGGACGAATTCTATGACTCTCTGAAATTCGCTCTCATAGCCATCGTTATATTGCCTATCCTGCCGAACAAGACCTTCGGGCCGATGGACTTTTTTAACCCTCATGAGATATGGCTGGTTGTCGTCCTGATCTCCGGCATAAGCTTTGTAGGCTATTTCCTTGTTAAATGGTTCGGGCCCTACACCGGGCTGGCCATGACCGGCGTAGTGGGCGGGCTCGCGTCAAGTACGGCCGTAACGACGACCATGGCGGCGAGGACAAAAGAGCTAAAGGGTATGGAATATTCGGCAATGGTGGCCGCCACTCTCGCCAATGTCATCATGCTGATCCGGGTATCTTTCCTGGTATCCGTGTTCTATCCTATACTTCTGACCCGGCTATACCTTCCCATAGGTTTCATGTTCCTGGCAGGGCTGGGGGTAGCGGCTTACTTCTATATGAACGCCAGTAAAGAGATCGCAAGCACTAAGTCCATACAGATCAAGAGCCCGTTCAGGATCCTTCCCGCCTTAAAGTTCGCGGCGTTCTTCGTCATTATCCTGCTAATATCAAAACTGGCATCCGCATACATAGGAAGCTCCGGCCTTTACCTGACCTCGCTGATAGCAGGGCTCGCGGATGTCGACGCGCTGACAATATCCGCGGCACAGCTTGCATCGCAGGGATTGGCAGAGCCGTTCGTTGCGACCACAGCGATACTGCTAGCAGTGTTCATGAACCTTGGCGTGAGGATAGTTTACGCTTACTATCTTGGCACAAAAAAATTCGGGATGTATACTATAGGGATGGCGGCGGTGATGGTTGCCGCCGGAGTTTTAGTCGTGATGCTGATGTCCTATGCGTAA